The Herminiimonas arsenitoxidans genome window below encodes:
- a CDS encoding glutaredoxin has protein sequence MTRPVLSSDKLSPDVTHYIAAYHQKTVNEVAHAIATNKVVVVGMGLNPFVKKARTALSDAGVNFQYLEYGNYFSMWKPRLAIKMWSGWPTFPQVFVDGKLIGGYKETVAALKAGTIVK, from the coding sequence ATGACTCGCCCTGTTTTATCTTCTGACAAATTGTCGCCGGATGTCACTCATTACATCGCCGCTTATCATCAAAAAACTGTCAACGAAGTAGCCCATGCCATCGCAACTAATAAAGTTGTGGTGGTTGGCATGGGACTCAATCCTTTCGTTAAAAAAGCGCGTACTGCCTTGTCGGACGCCGGTGTCAATTTCCAGTATCTGGAATACGGTAATTACTTTTCAATGTGGAAGCCGCGTCTGGCAATCAAGATGTGGAGTGGCTGGCCTACGTTTCCGCAAGTGTTCGTCGATGGCAAATTGATAGGTGGTTACAAGGAAACAGTCGCGGCATTGAAGGCCGGCACCATAGTCAAGTGA